TTATCTAACacgagaaaagaaaaagatataaaatgaaGAAGGATTGTGACACGTGGGTTGAGAAGTGGTGTCAGGTTTGGAGGGTTTGGGAATGTAAAGGTAAACACTGAAGAATTCCAGAAAAATCTAGACCCCACTCCATAAATACTACTCCCTCCGTTCTTCGCCAACCATAACACTACATACCCAAAATCTCCACTACCTCACGCGATCATCTTCGTCGCTCATTCCACTCGTTGATTCGATTCGATTCCTTAGCTTCACATCTCCATGGCGCTACACAGATTGTTGAAGAGGAAAGGATGCGTTGATGAAGTTAACCACGATTTCCCTCTCTCTTCTCCCGCTACCAAGATTCGCCGTCTCGTTAGTGCTTCCTCTTTCAATTCTTCACTATCTGCAACTAACctgacttttttttcttttaactaatCGGTTCCGTTTGCACCGTCTCAGGATGCCGAGTTGCCGCTAATTGTGGAAGAAGAGGAACCGTTACCGTCGCCGTCCCCGTCACCGTCACCTAACGATGAGAGAGCTCTCGTGCTTTTCAAACCTCTCGCTCATTCCCCTTCCTCTTTCTCATTCACCGTTGATTCTAACCTTATCAATGAAATTACGAACAGTAAGTGTTTTCTTCCGTTGGTTTAATTCGATAAAATGTGTTTTAGGTTTTTCAATTCTCAATTAAAACTCCTCTAAACtcctatattttaataataatgattttagtGTTCGCAATATTATAATAGATGATTTTCGTCCTTTTTATGATACTTAGGATGCTAGAATAAGAGACGAAGTTCATCCATTATGACTAATACGTAAATCCTTTTAGCCGGAAGTTATCGAATTCAGTTTTCTTTCTTGCTGTTGTCGTTTAATAGGAATTgtatgaaaatttgatttaattgcATGGAAGATCCTGAACTAATTTCTTATGTGGGAGGCACATgaatatctaaaatattaacGTTTTGAAAATGTCGGGACTAAAATTCACGTTGACTGGAAATTGAGGATGTCAAGCCtaccaattttttaatttatttttttcatcttatttacTAGTGTTCATAATTGAGATAGCGTCATTCTAATTCATAAATGATCAAATTATTGCTATTATTATTGCAGATCAATTCCTGTTGTCCAAACAGGGTGATGGCGTTGTGACAGGGTTACAATCACGTGAGAAGAGTAATGATGAATTGGCTCTCGTGCCTTGGGTACCTTCTTCTTGCCAGTTCTTTGATGTTCATGATATTGACGACTCGAATACTGAGTTGATGGAAGCTGATGAAATGGAAGAAGGTGGTGGTTCTATGATGATGGATATTGAACAAGAAGGTGACACTGATAGTGACCCTAAAACTTCCACACAGAGCATTCACTTCCCAACAGCACACTCTGGAATAACAGAGGGATTCCAGCAACATTGCTTGTTGCCTCAGCTTCCTCACCACACCTCAACACCCATCTCTTGGACCCGCTGAGATTTGTTTGTTACCTC
This genomic stretch from Vigna radiata var. radiata cultivar VC1973A chromosome 7, Vradiata_ver6, whole genome shotgun sequence harbors:
- the LOC106767401 gene encoding uncharacterized protein LOC106767401, with the protein product MALHRLLKRKGCVDEVNHDFPLSSPATKIRRLDAELPLIVEEEEPLPSPSPSPSPNDERALVLFKPLAHSPSSFSFTVDSNLINEITNNQFLLSKQGDGVVTGLQSREKSNDELALVPWVPSSCQFFDVHDIDDSNTELMEADEMEEGGGSMMMDIEQEGDTDSDPKTSTQSIHFPTAHSGITEGFQQHCLLPQLPHHTSTPISWTR